One region of Rhodospirillaceae bacterium genomic DNA includes:
- the gcvH gene encoding glycine cleavage system protein GcvH: MSGIRFAKDHEWVKVDGDIATIGISPYAQDQLGDVVFVDLPAIGKKVEKGKELAVVESVKAASEVYAPVSGEVVEVNTALGDAPGTVNEDALGKGWFAKVKLANKAELDSLMDEAAYKTYCEGLH; encoded by the coding sequence ATGAGCGGCATTCGCTTTGCCAAGGATCATGAATGGGTGAAGGTCGACGGCGATATCGCCACCATCGGCATCAGCCCCTATGCCCAGGACCAGCTGGGCGATGTGGTGTTCGTCGACCTGCCCGCGATCGGCAAGAAGGTCGAGAAGGGCAAGGAACTGGCGGTGGTGGAATCGGTGAAGGCCGCGAGCGAAGTCTATGCGCCGGTCTCGGGCGAAGTGGTCGAGGTCAACACGGCGCTGGGCGATGCGCCCGGCACGGTCAACGAGGACGCGCTCGGCAAGGGCTGGTTCGCCAAGGTGAAGCTTGCCAACAAGGCCGAGCTCGACAGCCTCATGGATGAAGCCGCCTACAAGACCTATTGCGAGGGGTTGCACTGA
- the gcvT gene encoding glycine cleavage system aminomethyltransferase GcvT → MSSPSGADAPLLVTQLHALHVELGAKMVPFAGYDMPVQYPSGILTEHLHTRDSAGLFDVSHMGQIRIKAETFTAAAAALERLCPADFQALKPGQQRYSFFTDNQAGILDDLMVTRMGKGDESDHLFMVVNAGCKDADIAHLKANLNGRCEIEVLADRALVALQGPKAAAVFARMAPDSGQLKFMTGAALQAGGFEVIATRSGYTGEDGFEISVANKDAEAFARRLLAEPEVKPIGLGARDSLRLEAGLCLYGNDITEKTNPVEASLVWAMQKRRREEGGFPGAGIVQRQLAEGPARKRVGILPEGKAPARAHTEITDLSGRVIGEITSGGFGPSLGAPVAMGYVESAHAAVGTAVNLMVRGKALSAKVATMPFVPHRYQR, encoded by the coding sequence GTGAGTTCGCCTAGCGGGGCCGATGCGCCCCTTCTCGTCACCCAATTGCATGCCCTTCATGTCGAGCTCGGCGCCAAGATGGTGCCGTTCGCGGGCTATGACATGCCGGTCCAGTATCCTTCCGGCATCCTCACCGAACATTTGCACACGCGCGACAGCGCCGGGCTGTTCGATGTCTCGCATATGGGCCAGATCCGCATCAAGGCGGAGACATTCACGGCGGCCGCGGCGGCGCTTGAGCGCCTGTGTCCGGCGGATTTTCAGGCCCTGAAACCCGGCCAGCAGCGCTACAGCTTCTTCACCGACAACCAGGCGGGCATCCTCGATGACCTGATGGTGACGCGCATGGGGAAAGGCGACGAGAGCGATCACCTCTTCATGGTGGTCAATGCCGGCTGCAAGGATGCCGACATCGCGCATCTCAAAGCCAATCTCAACGGGCGCTGCGAGATCGAGGTGCTGGCGGACCGCGCGCTCGTGGCCCTGCAGGGACCCAAGGCCGCCGCCGTCTTCGCGCGCATGGCACCCGACAGCGGCCAGCTCAAATTCATGACCGGCGCCGCCTTGCAGGCCGGCGGGTTCGAGGTGATCGCGACGCGGTCCGGTTATACCGGCGAGGACGGGTTCGAAATCTCGGTCGCCAACAAGGATGCCGAGGCCTTCGCGCGGCGGCTGCTCGCCGAACCCGAGGTGAAGCCGATTGGCCTCGGTGCGCGCGATTCGCTGCGTCTCGAAGCCGGGCTCTGCCTCTATGGCAATGACATCACCGAGAAGACCAACCCGGTCGAGGCGAGCCTCGTCTGGGCGATGCAGAAGCGCCGCCGCGAGGAAGGTGGCTTCCCGGGTGCCGGCATCGTGCAGCGGCAATTGGCCGAGGGGCCGGCACGGAAGCGCGTCGGCATCCTGCCCGAGGGCAAGGCGCCGGCCCGCGCCCATACCGAGATCACCGATTTGAGCGGCCGGGTCATCGGCGAGATCACCTCGGGCGGCTTCGGGCCGAGCCTCGGGGCGCCGGTCGCCATGGGCTATGTCGAAAGCGCCCATGCTGCTGTCGGCACGGCGGTCAACCTCATGGTGCGCGGCAAGGCGCTGTCCGCCAAGGTCGCCACCATGCCCTTCGTGCCGCATCGTTACCAACGCTGA
- a CDS encoding CDGSH iron-sulfur domain-containing protein yields the protein MTNPQIAQKGPFKVEVEAGKSYFWCACGQSKKQPFCDGSHKGTGFSPVKFDATEAKAVFFCGCKHTHKSPLCDGSHSKL from the coding sequence ATGACGAATCCGCAGATCGCGCAAAAGGGTCCGTTCAAGGTCGAGGTCGAGGCTGGAAAATCCTATTTCTGGTGCGCCTGCGGCCAAAGCAAGAAACAGCCCTTCTGCGATGGGTCGCATAAAGGGACCGGTTTCAGCCCCGTGAAATTCGACGCCACCGAAGCCAAGGCCGTGTTCTTCTGCGGCTGCAAACATACTCACAAATCGCCGCTCTGCGACGGTTCGCATTCGAAACTTTGA